The Candidatus Dependentiae bacterium genome has a window encoding:
- the groL gene encoding chaperonin GroEL has protein sequence MAKHILFNDKARAKLLTGVNTLADTVKVTLGPKGRHVALERSFGSPIITKDGVSVAKEIELKDKFENMGAQMVREVASKTADVAGDGTTTATILAQSIYREGLKNTTAGANPMDIKRGIESAVEKVVAAIKSAARPVSSKEEIAQVAIISANSDSSIGNLIAEAMERVGRHGVITVEEAKGMESELEVVEGMQFDRGYLSPYFITNSDKMIAQLDNASILICDKKINSMKDMLPVLEQVSKQGRPLFIIAEDIEGEALATLVVNKMRGVLNVCAVKAPAFGDRRKAMLQDIAILTGGTVVSDELGLKLENMKLSDLGFAKKITATKDTCVIVDGAGTEEEIAQRAAQINKEIELATSDYDKEKLQERLAKLSDGVAVIRVGASTETEMKEKKDRVDDALHATRAAVEEGIVAGGGVALIRAQKALDALSLSGDQQLGVAIIRRALEEPARIIASNAGFDAAVIVDKIKNTEGNIGFDAKNEIFTDMVKAGIVDPAKVTRSALQNAASIAGLLLTTEAMVSDIPEDKPAQDKMPAGMPGMY, from the coding sequence ATGGCTAAACACATTTTATTTAACGACAAGGCACGTGCTAAACTTTTAACCGGTGTAAACACCCTTGCAGATACCGTTAAAGTAACCCTTGGGCCCAAAGGGCGACATGTAGCTCTCGAGCGATCTTTTGGTTCTCCCATTATCACCAAAGACGGCGTGAGCGTTGCAAAAGAGATCGAACTTAAAGATAAGTTTGAAAACATGGGCGCACAAATGGTCCGCGAAGTTGCATCAAAAACCGCTGATGTTGCCGGCGACGGAACAACCACCGCAACCATCCTTGCTCAGTCGATTTATCGCGAAGGCCTCAAAAACACCACTGCGGGCGCAAATCCTATGGACATCAAACGCGGAATTGAAAGCGCGGTTGAAAAAGTAGTTGCGGCAATCAAAAGTGCTGCACGACCTGTTTCGAGCAAAGAAGAAATCGCTCAAGTTGCTATCATTTCTGCAAATTCAGACAGCTCCATCGGAAATTTAATTGCCGAAGCGATGGAACGCGTTGGTCGTCATGGCGTTATCACCGTTGAAGAAGCAAAAGGAATGGAAAGTGAACTTGAAGTTGTTGAAGGTATGCAATTTGATCGTGGGTACCTCTCTCCATACTTCATCACCAATTCAGACAAGATGATTGCACAGCTTGATAATGCTTCGATCTTAATTTGTGACAAAAAAATCAACAGCATGAAAGATATGCTTCCGGTCCTTGAACAAGTTTCAAAACAAGGTCGTCCACTCTTTATCATCGCTGAAGACATCGAAGGCGAAGCTCTTGCAACACTGGTTGTAAACAAAATGCGTGGCGTGCTGAACGTCTGTGCAGTGAAAGCTCCAGCATTTGGCGATCGCAGAAAAGCTATGCTTCAGGATATTGCTATTCTGACTGGCGGAACTGTGGTTTCTGACGAGCTTGGACTTAAACTTGAAAACATGAAACTCTCCGATCTTGGATTTGCAAAAAAAATCACTGCAACCAAAGACACCTGTGTAATTGTTGATGGCGCAGGAACCGAAGAAGAAATCGCACAACGCGCAGCACAAATTAATAAAGAAATCGAACTTGCAACCTCCGATTACGACAAAGAAAAACTTCAAGAACGTCTTGCAAAATTATCTGATGGCGTTGCAGTAATTCGCGTTGGCGCTTCAACCGAAACCGAGATGAAAGAAAAGAAAGATCGCGTAGATGACGCACTGCATGCAACGCGCGCAGCAGTCGAAGAAGGAATTGTTGCCGGCGGGGGCGTTGCGCTCATTCGTGCACAAAAAGCTCTTGATGCGCTTTCTCTTTCTGGGGATCAGCAGTTGGGTGTTGCAATTATTCGCAGAGCACTTGAAGAACCTGCACGCATAATCGCAAGCAATGCAGGATTTGATGCCGCAGTCATCGTTGATAAAATCAAAAACACCGAAGGCAACATCGGATTTGATGCAAAAAATGAAATCTTTACCGACATGGTAAAAGCAGGGATTGTTGATCCTGCCAAAGTTACACGCTCAGCACTTCAGAATGCCGCATCGATTGCCGGATTATTACTCACCACAGAAGCGATGGTTTCTGATATCCCAGAAGACAAACCAGCGCAAGACAAAATGCCAGCAGGCATGCCTGGAATGTACTAA